One Spinacia oleracea cultivar Varoflay chromosome 4, BTI_SOV_V1, whole genome shotgun sequence DNA segment encodes these proteins:
- the LOC110775901 gene encoding uncharacterized protein, with the protein MLKTFMTQVNQKFDSMATHNKMLETQIAQLSSSNASRVPGSLTPQGVSPGETHQANAIVTRSGKNLVNSTTKSPTQGESEPIDESEPIVDTTIDEEEVVIWRRLEQGLQNVQDGPAPYKPRLPFPSRFAGANLDDQFAKFQEVLKNLYVNIPFAEALRQVPTYAKFLKEILTKKRVVHVVETISLPKSCSAIIQNKLPTKLKDPGSFSILCAIRELVIDKVLCDLGASVSVMPFSIFQRLNVGELKPTQVSLQLADRSVKLPLGKVEDVPMRIGKFFIPVDFVVLEMDEDPNVPIILGRPFLATAGAIIDVRGGRLSLSVGDEKIEFQLNQIMRCPFHMDDCKELISLMKLSMSL; encoded by the exons ATGTTGAAAACTTTCATGACTCAAGTCAACCAAAAGTTTGATTCCATGGCCACCCATAATAAAATGCTTGAAACACAAATTGCGCAATTGTCATCCTCTAATGCTTCAAGAGTTCCCGGTTCTTTGACTCCTCAAGGGGTAAGCCCCGGTGAGACCCATCAAGCTAATGCTATTGTGACAAGAAGTGGGAAAAACCTTGTGAATTCAACTACTAAGAGTCCAACTCAAGGAGAGAGTGAGCCCATTGATGAGAGTGAGCCTATTGTTGATACCACCATAGATGAGGAAGAGGTTGTG ATTTGGAGAAGATTAGAACAGGGCCTCCAAAATGTTCAAGACGGCCCTGCTCCTTACAAGCCCAGATTGCCTTTCCCATCTCGTTTTGCCGGAGCTAACCTTGATGATCAATTTGCAAAATTCCAAGAAGTCCTCAAGAACCTTTATGTGAACATTCCTTTTGCCGAAGCCCTTAGGCAAGTGCCTACTTATGCCAAGTTTTTGAAGGAGATTCTAACCAAGAAGAGGGTTGTGCATGTGGTTGAGACTATTAGCCTACCCAAAAGTTGTAGTGCCATTATCCAAAATAAGTTGCCCACCAAATTGAAAgatcccgggagtttttccatcctaTGTGCAATTAGGGAACTTGTCATAGATAAAGTCCTATGTGACTTAGGAGCAAGTGTGAGTGTAATGCCATTCTCTATTTTTCAAAGGTTGAATGTGGGAGAGTTGAAGCCTACCCAAGTGTCCCTCCAATTAGCCGACCGTTCGGTGAAGCTTCCTTTGGGAAAGGTAGAGGATGTGCCTATGAGGATTGGGAAGTTCTTTATTCCCGTTGATTTTGTGGTCTTAGAAATGGATGAAGACCCTAATGTCCCAATCATCTTAGGAAGACCTTTTCTTGCCACCgcgggggcaatcatagatgtgAGAGGTGGTAGACTATCCCTTAGTGTGGGGGATGAGAAAATTGAGTTTCAACTTAACCAAATCATGAGATGCCCCTTCCATATGGATGATTGTAAAGAATTGATATCCTTGATGAAATTGTCAATGAGTCTATGA